The Tardiphaga alba genome includes a window with the following:
- a CDS encoding phage tail tube protein, translated as MATEARIGYGTLFKSGSPLVTLAEVTSITPPGMSRDSVDASHEQSPGAWREFIAGMKDGGEVSLELNFVPGGTAAASMMAEFDLDGPDAAIQRVIEFPDGSTFSFTGILTGFEPDSPLDDKMTASSTFKVSGKPTLEQA; from the coding sequence ATGGCTACCGAAGCACGCATTGGCTATGGCACGCTGTTCAAGTCGGGCAGCCCGCTCGTTACGCTGGCGGAGGTCACCAGCATCACGCCCCCAGGGATGTCCCGCGACTCTGTCGACGCATCCCACGAGCAGAGCCCAGGTGCATGGCGCGAGTTTATTGCCGGCATGAAGGACGGTGGCGAGGTGAGCCTCGAGTTGAACTTCGTTCCGGGCGGCACAGCTGCCGCCAGCATGATGGCCGAATTTGACCTCGACGGCCCGGACGCGGCGATCCAGCGCGTCATTGAATTCCCTGACGGATCGACGTTCAGCTTCACCGGCATTCTCACGGGCTTCGAGCCCGACAGTCCGCTCGATGACAAGATGACGGCGTCGTCGACTTTCAAAGTATCCGGCAAGCCGACGTTGGAGCAGGCGTAA
- a CDS encoding HK97-gp10 family putative phage morphogenesis protein, producing MAKQSFKIEGLAELDEALAELPKATARNVLQRTLKAQGAPIRDAGELNAPRMTGGLKQSYTIGTKLSRRQKSQNKKESDVEVYIGPTPHPKSVQTEFGNAHQAAHPHLRPAFDGNVMKVLDGIKTELADQIEKARVRLAKKAARLAAKIRAQT from the coding sequence ATGGCCAAGCAGTCCTTCAAGATCGAGGGGCTCGCCGAGTTGGACGAGGCTCTGGCCGAACTGCCGAAGGCGACCGCGCGCAATGTGCTGCAGCGGACGCTGAAGGCGCAGGGCGCGCCGATCCGCGATGCTGGCGAGCTGAATGCGCCGCGCATGACGGGTGGCCTGAAGCAGTCCTACACGATCGGTACCAAGCTCTCGCGCCGGCAGAAGAGCCAAAACAAGAAGGAAAGCGACGTCGAGGTCTACATCGGCCCGACCCCGCATCCGAAGTCAGTGCAGACCGAGTTCGGCAATGCGCATCAGGCCGCGCATCCGCATCTGCGTCCCGCCTTCGACGGCAACGTCATGAAGGTGCTGGACGGCATCAAGACCGAGTTGGCCGACCAGATTGAGAAGGCGCGCGTCCGCCTCGCCAAAAAGGCGGCGCGGCTCGCCGCAAAAATTCGAGCCCAAACCTAA
- the gp17 gene encoding tail completion protein gp17 produces the protein MKDIRPALRQFLLADIGIAAIVGARVYPLKIPQGINQASIVYTRMGGPGDYHMQGPSHLARPRIQIDAWALTGDASVALAGLIKDRIDGFSGVMGSGGDAVTVQGVFQVDEREDYDNATKLHRVGRDFIFWHDES, from the coding sequence GTGAAGGACATCCGGCCAGCACTGCGACAGTTCTTGCTGGCCGATATCGGCATTGCGGCCATCGTTGGTGCGCGCGTCTATCCGCTCAAGATCCCGCAGGGGATCAACCAGGCGAGTATCGTCTATACGCGCATGGGCGGACCCGGCGATTATCATATGCAGGGGCCGTCACACCTGGCGCGGCCGCGCATCCAGATCGATGCTTGGGCTTTGACCGGCGATGCGTCTGTGGCGCTTGCCGGCCTGATCAAGGACCGGATCGATGGCTTCAGCGGCGTGATGGGCTCCGGCGGTGACGCCGTAACAGTGCAGGGCGTGTTTCAGGTCGACGAACGCGAGGACTATGACAACGCGACCAAGCTCCATCGGGTCGGCCGCGACTTCATTTTCTGGCACGACGAATCCTGA
- a CDS encoding head-tail adaptor protein → MKAGSLDRRISIQRKSLTQSPSGEPLEAWSNVALRRAASMWPVRGDERFSSPEKVAGEQIEFRIRYSSDVAVLTPLDRIIHPALSEAEALDPGHVIPERSIHDVLAVHEINRREGLKIITSRRADVTT, encoded by the coding sequence ATGAAGGCAGGTAGTCTCGACCGTCGCATTTCCATCCAGCGCAAGAGCCTCACGCAATCACCGTCGGGGGAGCCGCTCGAGGCGTGGTCAAACGTTGCGTTGCGCCGTGCCGCTTCGATGTGGCCGGTGCGCGGGGACGAGCGCTTCTCCTCGCCGGAGAAGGTGGCCGGCGAACAGATCGAGTTTCGTATTCGCTATTCGTCTGACGTGGCGGTGCTGACGCCGCTTGATCGGATCATTCACCCGGCGTTGAGCGAGGCGGAAGCCCTCGATCCCGGTCATGTCATTCCAGAGCGTAGCATTCATGACGTGCTCGCAGTTCACGAAATCAACCGGCGGGAAGGTCTCAAGATCATCACCAGCCGCCGCGCCGACGTCACCACCTAA
- a CDS encoding head-tail connector protein codes for MPIVVVTPPTVFPVSRADAKKHLHAEEFADDDVYIDGLIAAATGHMDGPAGSLGRAIMPQVLEWRGDSFGFCDIRLAFPPVVNIVSVKYDDEDGAEQIVPGTDYRLVGQPGMPRVALTYGASWPQVMSQSEAVRVRYNAGYPDAASVPAPIKQAILLLVGHWYANREAVVVGSTVAELPLAVRGLLFPFQSLA; via the coding sequence ATGCCAATCGTCGTCGTCACTCCACCGACCGTATTCCCGGTTTCGCGTGCTGATGCCAAGAAGCATCTGCATGCCGAAGAGTTTGCGGACGACGATGTCTACATTGATGGCTTGATCGCTGCCGCGACGGGCCACATGGATGGTCCGGCCGGCTCGCTCGGCCGGGCTATCATGCCTCAAGTGCTCGAATGGCGTGGTGACAGCTTCGGATTCTGCGATATCCGGCTAGCGTTCCCGCCGGTGGTCAACATCGTCAGCGTAAAATATGACGACGAGGATGGTGCCGAGCAAATTGTTCCCGGCACCGACTATCGCTTGGTCGGGCAACCTGGGATGCCGCGCGTCGCGCTCACATACGGTGCCTCGTGGCCGCAGGTGATGTCGCAGAGTGAGGCTGTTCGTGTCCGCTACAACGCGGGTTACCCAGATGCCGCCTCCGTGCCGGCACCAATCAAGCAGGCTATCCTGCTTCTGGTTGGGCACTGGTACGCAAACCGAGAGGCGGTCGTCGTTGGTTCGACGGTAGCGGAACTGCCACTTGCGGTTCGCGGCCTGCTTTTCCCCTTCCAGAGCCTGGCTTGA